The following nucleotide sequence is from Chryseobacterium sp. CY350.
GATGCTTAATAATTCTCAATCGCTTATATTTCTTAATGGTTGAAAAAGTTTTGAGAACAATTTTAAAACACTCATTAAAATCTTTTTACAATGATAAAACATTTTTACAGATATTAAAAGGTTCTTGTTTATGAAAATTGTTAAATTTACCATCGAAAAGCTACTCAATGAATTCTATCGTAATCAATGTTGGAAACAGCAATATCAGATTTGGTCTTTTTGATGATGACAACTGTGATATCTCGTGGGTAATCAATACGAAGCCTTATCGTACTGCAGATGAGCTGCACGGTCAGATGTTGATTTTATATCAAACCTATAAGGTTGATCCAAAAAAAATTGAAAAAATCATTATTGGCTCGGTGGTTCCGCAACTGACAAGGGAAATAACTTCTGCGATAAGAAAAATTCACGGGATCGTTCCTGTAATGGTAGACAGAACGACATCTTCGGAAGTGATTGCAAAATCTAAACAGATGGGAACAGATATTTATGCAAATCTGGTAGCTGCGCATAATCTCTATCCCGACAGAAAGAAAATTGTATTAGATTTTGGTACCGCACTTACAGCAAGTTGTGTAGCTGAAAATGGCGAAACTTTAGGCGTCATCATCGCTCCGGGAATCGTAACTTCTCTAAATTCTCTGATCAGCCAAACTGCTCAACTTCCTGAGATTGAACTGGTAAAACCGAAATCTGTACTAGGATTAGATACCATTACCTGTATGCAAAGCGGAATGGTGTATGGTTTTCTGGGCATGGTAGAAGGCTTTATCGACCGTATCAATGATGAGGTAAAAGATGACTGTTTCGTCATCGCCACCGGCGGAGTTTCCCATGTCTACAAGCCTCTTACTGATAAAATACATATAGCAGACCGACTTCATACTTTGAAAGGATTGTATTTTTTAGGAAAAGATTTTAAGATTAAGGCTTAGGTTAATGTTGAGATCTGTTTTAGCGTAACATCAACCTCAGCCTTTACCTCAATCTATCTCTTAGATTTAAAAAACTCTTTCACGATAGAAGAACACTCGTTTTCCATAATTCCGGTTACGATTTCTGTTTTTGGGTGAAGACTCAAATTTTTATTGATAAATCCTCGTTGTTCGTCTCTCGCTCCGATTACGACTTTGGAAATCTGTGACCAAGACAGTGCTCCGGAACACATCACACAAGGTTCTAAAGTCACATATAAAGTGCAGTTGATTAAATATTTTCCACCAAGAAAATTGGCTGCAGAGGTTATTGCCTGCATTTCGGCATGAGCCGTAACGTCATTTAAAGTTTCAGTAAGGTTGTGAGATCTTGCAATCACCCGATTGTTGGAAACTACTACACAACCGATGGGAACCTCATCTTTTTCAAATGCTGCTTCGGCTTCATTTAGAGCCATTTTCATAAAATATTCGTCGGTAAACATAAAAATAAAAGCTTAGCACAAAACTAAGCTTTTCATTAAATATATTTAAGAATTTAGAATCTATATCCGACCCCGCCCATTATTTTTCCTGTAACAGGACTGATATCATATTTATCAAAATTACCAAACCTTCTGGCAATTCCTCCACTTGCTTCTATCACCAATCGGTCTTTTATGATCCACTTTCCTCCTACTCCGAAACCAATTCCGACAGTTGTAGAATTGTTTTTTGCATCGTTTACATAAGAGTATGTATTTGTAATATCATCATAACGGTAACTGTAGTAAGCATCGTTTTGCACCGTAACGGGTACAAATCCTTCGAAGAAAAATCCCGAAGCATACTTTTTTCCCATATAATATCTGAAATAGGGCGAAAATTGTTTAAAATCATCAACTTCATCACTCAAAGTGATCATGGCATTAATACCAATTCCCATATCTTTAGCGATAAGTCTTTCGTAAGAAACATTGGCCAAAGGTACCGCAATCAACAAAAAAGGATCTGCGAGAATGTCGTTCTTTCTTTGCTTTTCAGTTTCCTGTGCATTGATGCTTACTATTCCCAACACAAGGGTAATTCCCAGTAAAAATTGTTTCATGTAGTTTTTTCCAAAAATAGTGATTAAATCGATATGGAAATAAAATATTTAAAACTACTCAATATTTAACGTTAAAGGAAGTCTGAAACGGTATCTTACAGGATCGCCATTGATCACGGCCGGAGAAAATTTCTCCGAAAGAGAATACAGAGCAATCTCTGCCTGTCGGTTGAATGTGAAATTATCGCCGTCGGCCTTTACATTACTGATTTTGCCATTTTTCTCTACAACAAATGCTACGTTAGTTTTTACAGGATTGGTCTCAGAATACACTCCGTCACTGTAGAAAAGCCTTGCTACTTCCTGTCTTAAGGC
It contains:
- a CDS encoding DUF3575 domain-containing protein — protein: MKQFLLGITLVLGIVSINAQETEKQRKNDILADPFLLIAVPLANVSYERLIAKDMGIGINAMITLSDEVDDFKQFSPYFRYYMGKKYASGFFFEGFVPVTVQNDAYYSYRYDDITNTYSYVNDAKNNSTTVGIGFGVGGKWIIKDRLVIEASGGIARRFGNFDKYDISPVTGKIMGGVGYRF
- a CDS encoding type III pantothenate kinase, producing MNSIVINVGNSNIRFGLFDDDNCDISWVINTKPYRTADELHGQMLILYQTYKVDPKKIEKIIIGSVVPQLTREITSAIRKIHGIVPVMVDRTTSSEVIAKSKQMGTDIYANLVAAHNLYPDRKKIVLDFGTALTASCVAENGETLGVIIAPGIVTSLNSLISQTAQLPEIELVKPKSVLGLDTITCMQSGMVYGFLGMVEGFIDRINDEVKDDCFVIATGGVSHVYKPLTDKIHIADRLHTLKGLYFLGKDFKIKA
- a CDS encoding nucleoside deaminase codes for the protein MFTDEYFMKMALNEAEAAFEKDEVPIGCVVVSNNRVIARSHNLTETLNDVTAHAEMQAITSAANFLGGKYLINCTLYVTLEPCVMCSGALSWSQISKVVIGARDEQRGFINKNLSLHPKTEIVTGIMENECSSIVKEFFKSKR